One Coregonus clupeaformis isolate EN_2021a chromosome 36, ASM2061545v1, whole genome shotgun sequence genomic window, agacacctgtccacagaagcaatcaatcaatcagattccaaactctccaccatggccaagacgaaagagctccccaaggatgtcagggacaagattgtagacctacacaaggctggaatgagctacaagactatcgccaagcagcttggtgagaaggtgacaacagttggtgcgattatttgcaaatggaagaaacacaaaataactgtcaatctccctcggcctggggctccatgcaagatctcacctcgtggagttgcaatgatcatgagaacggtgaggaatcagcccagaactacacgggaggatcttgtcaatgatctcaaggcagctgggaccatagtcaccaagaaaacaattggtaacacactacgccgtgaaggactgaaatcctgcagcgcccgcaaggtccccctgctcaagaaagcacatatacaggcccgtctgaaggttgccaatgaacatctgaatgattcagaggagaactgggtgaaagtgttgtggtcagatgagaccaaaatcgagctctttggcatcacctcaactcgctgtgtttggaggaggaggaatgctgcctatgaccccaagaacaccatccccacagtcaaacatggaggtggaaacattatgctttgggggtgtttttctgctaaggggataggacaacttcactgcatcaaagggacgatggacggggccatgtaccgtcaaatctttaaaatcttgggtgagaacctccttccctcagccagggcattgaaaatgggtcgtgggtgggtattccagcatgacaatgacccaaaacacacggccaaggcaacaaaggagtggctcaagaagaagcacattctggcctagccagtctccagaccttaatcccatagaaaatatgtggagggagctgaaggttcgagttgccaaacgtcagcctcgaaaccttaatgacttgaagaagatctgcaaagaggagtgggacaaaatccctcctgagatgtgtgcaaacctggtggccaactacaagaaacgtctgacctctgtgattgccaacaagggttttgccaccaagtactaagtcatgttttgcagaggggtcaaatacttatttccctcattaaaatgcaaatcaatttataacatttttgacatgtgtttttctggatttttgttgttctgtctctcactgttcaaataaacctaccattaaaattatagactgataatgtctttgtcagtgggcaaacatacaaaatcagcaggggatcaaatgcttttttcccctcactgtaagtacAAGATATACATTACACATGGAAGAATCCTGGAGGGTCAGTTAAGTGCTTGGTGTAAAATAGTAATGCCATTTAACAGATTTGTGATATTACTTGACCACTAAACAACTCACAATTGCTAAATTCAAGTTGTATGGGTTTCTATTCTTCATTAATCAAGAAAGATCTGAGTTCTGCATTACCTGAAATTCAACATTTTATATTGATACCAAACAAAGTTATGTTTATCACAACAAGGCTAGCATACTGTATCTCTCCCATGAAAGATGAAAGCAATGGAATGAATCTGCCAATTTATAGATTAGAATTACACTGACTGTCATATTTACATAAATGGACTCCACTAGGGACCATGACATGAACACAAAATGAATGCTGTGATGTCGATAAGGAAAAAGGCATGGTCTATGTAGGGATGCAGTCCATTAACACCAAAAGTGGAAATGTAAAGCTTGAATTTTTTTTATTCTGCATTAATCATAATACCAAAGTCAGAAGTGACTGTAAAAGTAATGCATTacctagggctttacaatgatggtgaaatatttgagaaatgttggggttaagtgggttaatcTAATTAGAAGTtgcagagggacatgtcaaaatgcagaaGTCTTTATTCGTATTAAAAATCAAATGTATTAAATTTTCCATATGGTCTATACTAAAGGGCACTAAATTTGATATAACAAGCTTTTAAATGTCAATATTTGTGCACAATTTATacataaaatatcaaagggatgcaaagAGCACTCATTTCGTGAAACGACCCTCCTGCAGTCGATTTGCACGTCCAACACCTGTCAGAGAGGCCACATCTATTATTTAGCCTTTCCCGATAGATTATTTGGATAGTCGATTGCAGACGAGCAGCACTATCCAAATAGCCTACATGTTTATTTTCTATTAGCCTATAGGGCCTACCATTTTAGATTGTTGGGTAATGAATCATAATACCTAAGGTGGTTTTCAAATAAATTATACTAGATTCGATTATCACACTTTTGAGACATAAAGGCCTTAAATACGACCCTAATACTAAAAGTAACAATATCTGTTAAAAGGTTAAAGGTGAATAACTCCAAGTTTTACATAGAGTTTCTGAAATCATTTAAGTTAAAAGAAGCCCTGAATTCTGATCACAATAAATTATTAGGTAATTGAATGCAATTTAAGAGGGGATGAGTTGGTTTCCCTTTGTAGCTGGATCTTGTGAGCAAATTATATCTTTGTTAGGTGTGGGATGAAGGGTTGAGGTACTGTTGCTGATTGGGACAGTGTGATGACAATGCCAGTGGGCTCTCTCTTCAATAGGGATATACCGCTTGCTAAAACACTTCCAGCACTGTTTAGATAGGATGTATACCATCTCTGAGACATTCAGCACAATACACAATATGGACGTGCAGCCCATGATGTAGAGGAAGACCATCTTCTCAGTGGCTTTGGAGATGTAGCAGTCCACAGTGTTAGGGCAAGGGTCCAGGGTGCAGCGAAGCAGTCTGGGAACGTCAAAGCCACTGTAAAGGAAGTAGAAGGCCAGGAGGGAGCCAACCTCGAAGGTAGTCTTGAAGACGAGGCTGAGGATATAGGTGCAGAGCAGGCCTCCGTCAATCCTACCTTTGTCTTCATACAGCTTCTTGCCATACCTGCTCTCCCTGTTCTCACGGTAGGCCACATGTAGAGCCACCAATAGGGAGGGAGTGGACACCATGATGAGCTGGAGGGCCCACAGGCGGATCTGGGAGATGGGGAAGAAGTGGTCGAAGCACACGTTCTCACAGCCAGGCTGCTGGGTGTTGCAGACAAAGTCATTGTGCTCGTCCTTCCAGACCTGCTCAGCAGCCGCCACGTACACCAGGATGCGGAAGATGAAGACGATGGAGAGCCAGATGCGCCCGATGACTGTGGAGTACTTGTTCACCCCACTCAGGACGTTCTCCAGAAACCCCCAGTTCGACATCTTCTTTCTGATTACATGAGCCTGTGGAGGAGGGAGAAACTGTAGAAAGGAgctctgtcccaaatggaaccatattccctacatagtgcactacttttgaccaggctgttcaaaagtagtgcactctgttgtagggaatagggtgccatttgggacataacgcTGTAGCTACAAGACCACCAATATTCAATTCTACCTGTTATGATGAAGAGGGCATCATCTGACAATAGAAATCTATTTAAATCATACagttcaagtcggaagtttacgtacacttaggttggagtcattaatactcgtttttcaaccactccacaaatttcttgttaacaaactatagttttggcaagtcggttaggacatctactttgtgcatgacacaagtaatctttccaacaattgtttacagacagattatttcacttataattcactgtatcacaattccagtgggtcagaagtttacatacactaagttgacggtgcctttaaacagcttggaaaattccagaaaatatgtcatggctttagaagcttctgacaggctaattgacatcatttgagtcaattggaggtgtacctgtggatgtatttcaaggcctaccttcaagctcagtgcctctttgcttgacatcataggaaaatcaaaagatatcagccaagacctctgaaaaaaaattgtagacctccacaagtctggttcatccttgggagcaatttccaaacgcctgaaggtaccacgttcatttgtacaaacaatagtacgcaagtataaacaccatgggaccacgcagccgtcataccgctcaggaaggagacgcgttctgtctcctggagatgaacgtactttggtgcgaaaagtgcaaatcaatctcagaacaacagcatagGACCTTGTGTAGATGCTggatgaaacaggtacaaaagtatctatatccacagtaaaacaagtcctatatcgacataacctgaaaggcccctcagcaaggaagaagccactgctccaaaactgccattaaaaagccagactacggtttaaaactgcacatggggacatactttttggagaaatgtcctctggtctgatgaaacaaaaatataactgtttggccataatgaccatctttatgtttggaggaaaaaggggaacacttgcaagccaaagaacaccatcccaaccgtgaagcacgggggtggcagcatcatgctgtgggggtgctttgctgcaggagggactgatgcacttcacaaaatagatggcatcatgaggatggtaaattatgtggatatattgaagcaacatctcaagatatcagtcaggaagttcaagcttggtcgcaaatgggtcttccaaatggacaatgaccccaagcatacttccaaagttgtggcaaaatggcttaaggacaacaaagtcaaggtattggagtggccatcacaaagccctgacctcaatcctatagaacatgtgtgggcagaactgaaaaggtgtgttcgagcaaggaggcctacaaacctgactcagttacaccagctctgtcaggaggaatgggccaacattcacccaacttattgggggaagcttgtggaaggctacccgaaacgtttgacccaagttaaacaatttaaaggcaattctaccaaatactaattgtgtgtatgtaaacttctgacccactgggaatgtgatgaaagaaataaaagctgaaataaatcattctctctactattattctgacatttcacattcttaaaataatgtggggatcctaactgacctaagacagggaatttttactaggattaaatgtaaggaattgtgaaaaactgagtttaaatgtatttggctaaggtgtatgtaaacttccgacttcaactgtacattgcaCATAGGAGGCTAGGCTACATTTCTATATTCACCATTCTTTCCACTATTAATAGTAACAGGTATTATTATTTATACTTATTACACTGTAGGCTACTTGTACATATGACAGTGTAATAAGGACAATATAATGCAGTGTTACCAAATAAACATTTGTTTTGATAGCAAATGAATGGAAAGGGCAAATATCATGTTTATAAGAAATCTGTGTTGGCTATAATTACCGAGGAAGGAATATGTTCCTCTTTAATACACTTTTACAATGACAACATCTACTGGTTCTGTAGTTCCTGGGTAGCAGTACAGTAGCATCACATCATGTATAAATTAATTACTCTTTTACAAAAACAGAAAGCTTCTATTTTGCAATTACTCTCCAGTGAATAAATGCCACtgattaattaatttatttaaagTAACCTAGGCTATCAAAACTGTGATGGTGCGCATTTGCCAGTAAAATAGGCTAAACCTATCTTAGGAACACTATTATGTTCCGACAAATACAATATTGAACGAAAATACAAGAATTAACTCACCGATTATAAACAGGCTATTCCAGTTTTTTCTGTTTGTGTTGTGTCTTTCGGGGGTCAATTTTCCGATGCTGGCTGGTGCAGTCGATCTGCACGTCAAACACACCTGTCTGAGAGGCCACACCTATTTTGTACCCAGAGGGCTTGTTTGGATAGTCTATTGCGGAAGAGCAGCACTATACAAAAACCCTAAGTATAGTTAAATATACCCTGTAGGCTATGTGTATTTTTATATTAGCCTGTGGCCTATAATTGTTTTTATTAGATTGTTGGGTAGGTTTAAGATGAAAGACTGTTTCTGAAAGGTTTAAAAAAAGAAAGGAAAGTAAAAGCATCCTGTATTTAACACTACAGTATGTTTATTTTCAATATGCCTTAAAGCCTGTAGCTACCGTTCATGAGTCACTACGTGCATTCATTCATCTGTCGTCAACCCTACAGTTTGTTCTAGGACAGACAGCGTCATCATGGTCACATTAAACACTGAACCTGTCACCCGTGGTAGGAAATATCAGTCCATGAGTTCATGTTGCGTTGCTGAAAGAATAAAAGTAATATTAAATTGTATCTAAGTTGAATGATTATTTGAATGTCCCTTCCAAATTTTGACTTCTTTGTAGCTATACTGGTCATGAATGAGAACTTGTGCCATGCATTTTTTATAGGTATTTCAGGTGTCCTGTGACTTGAGTGGTAGTAATGGATATGCTCACTTTTCCCCCTGTTCAAGGCTAAAAAGCTGTTACACTTTTTTTCGGAATTCGGTGAAACAACGTTCATATAAAATCGTTTATGATGGGTGTTTTGTATACTGTATACTAAGCAAAATGCCAAACCAAGCGTCTGACTGACGCCATAGTGTAGCCTACTCCATCCACAAGGTGGCGCTGTATTATTGTAAAGACGTTTAACATGCAGACAACCTTTTTTCTTAGAGTTCGTTGACTGTTAGCTATGACTTTCAAAACAAATGGACGTGTTGTGGATGAGCTATTGGTCGTTCGGAATGTTTTCTATCATTAATAGCGTTTGCTCAAACGCTTTGCACTTCTAGATACAATCAATGTAAACCGTATCCATCTCCTCATGTAATTGCACAATGTCATCTGGAAGCGGTAAGGAGGCTCCGAAAGAAGGGGACTTCAGGATTCCTGGCCTGAGAGGAGCGAAGACCACCACGCTTTTCCGAGCTGTCAACCCAGAGCTCTTCATTAGACCAGTAAGGCCTAGCTACTGAAACTCTCTGGTCACAATAGTATTACGGACAATGAGTATATTTGTTCATTAGTATCGTCTGTTCTATTTTCATGCAATTGTGTTTCCTTTACAGAACAAGCCAGTGATGGCATTTGGACTTGTGACAATCACCTTGTGTGTGGGGTACCTGGGCTACCTTCATGCCACCAAAGAGAACGACCAGCAGCTGTATGAAGTTATTGACAGTGAAGGGGAGAAGTACATGAGGAGGAAAACGTCTAAATGGGACTGATCACATCAGATGTGCAATATATCCTGAAAATTATTGTGGTAAAAATGGCTTGGCATGAAAGCACTTGATCTGTGTATTAAATGACGATGGTTATTAAATATTGTTACAATTAGGCAATAGCTCTTGGATTCATTTATGAAACTATAGAAATAACAATTTACCTTAGAGTAAAGGCAAGAATGTAAAACTCATAAAAGCATATAGAGCAATTAGCAATCATCATCAAGCAAGGAGCTGAATACCCAAGTCATAGACGCGCTACCGAAAATTGACGAAAGTATCTTCTGaaggggggagttttgttaagagcctaCTCCGAAACTTAGCTTTCAACGTTAACACGCATctcttgcggtacggttttggaaacaaGGAATGTATCTTTCATATTAGCAGGATAAAAACAAAATATTAAACAAAAGTTTAAATTACTACATaccttttatagggttagggttcccacacggccaCATTTCCAAGTTACAACGCTTGTTTACGGAAACAGACGGAAGACGAGTCGACTACCTGTGTTAATTAGCAACTGTTAAAACCGGTCAAAACTGTGCACTAattgtgtattttgcatttgtgaaattattttgatatgaaagtagagggatttatgtttctagGATGGAGTAACGTTAGGCTCTTTTAGTCCATTGTTGGGCTAGGAGCTGACCAGTGCTAAAACGGCACCAGAGCTCTCCCGGGGAAGAAATACAGTAATTGGAATGTCTCAATGAGCCATTTGCGTTCTGAATTGCATCACAATGGATTATTCTTATTCCCGACACATGCATTTGGAGTCATATATTCTTAGTTGTTTTCTTCAGCAAGGCAATATTTTTAGTACTTCCAAACAGATCTCTGTAGCTAGATTTAATTAAAGCAAGATATCTTGCCCCATGGGGGAGTCAAAACGTCAATAACCATTGTGAGGTCCACTGTAAAAGCTAAAATGGACACACTCAAAGATCAATGGAAAACCAACGTGGGAACCCTCAAAGCTTCACAGCATCCTTCCTCTCTATCTAAAGGAGGTCATAGATGCACTGCAAGAAAGCGAGAGCCCACAAGCCAGGCTCTCACAGCTTTGTATGGAGACCCAATGAAAGAGCTGAAGCAGTTGAGTACTCACTCAAACATCATTGGTATGTCCACACCTACTTTACTACATCCACTCCATTTATCAATGGTAGCAGCCTGTAACAGATGTTTAAGTGACTGTATCACATTGAATTGCAGATATAGGAGAAAACATACACCAGTATTACATGACAGAGTTtcagaaagagaaggaggagtGTATTAGAGCTGCTACTGAGGAGGCGTGGGGCAAGGTAAAAAAATctgttgttttttgttgttgaacaTTGCGTTAGGTCTGGACCGCAATACTGTGGAAGAGGTTTTGCTATTGATAAGTCTTGCTTTCAGGCTGATCTGGAAATGGAGAAAATAGTGTTAGAGACACTTCAGTTGGCCAGAAAGGAGAGAGAGCTCTTGAGGAGGAAAGTGGAAAATGCAAACTCTTATTTGCAGGTATGATGACACTTAACACAGGAAAACAATTGTAATTTGTACATGTCTATTAGGCGTGATAGAGTAGCCTACTATATCAATTGTTTCATAAAAAGCTGTAGACCTACAATTGCCATGATGCTCGGATCTTTTAATAGAGTGTAGGGTCGGCTATGTGTAAGCCTATGTAATCAATTGAATTGCCTCATGACATCCTCAGGAGACCTTGGTTGAGTATGATATCAAAACAAAGCGCAAGGTCAGGTCCGACATTGAGAAACTGCGCGAACGAAACGAAGAGAGGGCCTCTCAGGAAATCCGAGGGGCCATAGAGAAGATAGCACAGCGGCATGCTAAGAGTGTTGTGAGAACTCGAAGAAAAGAGAAACAAACTACTGCACACGCTGCCACTATCCTGGAGATGTTGGTAGACATATGTGATCAGAGTGATAGCTACAGTATTTCAAAAGCAGCTCATGGGTGTAAATTGGGGTACTGAGTGAGATTTGTGTGTTTTTCATAGTCATCATTTTCTAGCCTGGTTGCCAGTCTGTTTTTGCCATCTTGGAATTGTCGTGGCAAACATGCTTGGCTTGACAATGATGACAACGGAGGAGTAGGCAAAATCTCAAATAGATCTGTGACTGGCTAATGATTGTCCTCTTGTCTTTCACTATGTGACATGTTTACACCAGGGACTTTATGCTGCAACCGGAGGATGCGAAGGCTGTGGCCAGCAAGAAAAAAGATGAGATACTGGCAGAAGTGAGGGCAGTGATGATATCCAGCATCGCTGGCAACATCGAGAGAACCCGCAGGGAGGAGAAGGATATTGCCCAACACAATATAGTTGAGGCAGAGGGGCGGTACAAGGCAGAACTGACTGCCCTGAAGGAGTCAACACAAGAGCTGCAGACTCTGTTGGACAAGACCATCAGAGACCTCCGCACAGCTATAGCCGATAAGCAAGTGTATATGGATGACCTGGAAGAAACAAGGGCAGCATTTCAACATTTCATCAATCAGCAGTTTAAAGAATTGAAGCCTGACCAAGCTGACTTTATCCTCCCGTCAAAGAAAATGTACAGGTTGAATGACAAGTGA contains:
- the LOC121552561 gene encoding gap junction beta-7 protein-like produces the protein MSNWGFLENVLSGVNKYSTVIGRIWLSIVFIFRILVYVAAAEQVWKDEHNDFVCNTQQPGCENVCFDHFFPISQIRLWALQLIMVSTPSLLVALHVAYRENRESRYGKKLYEDKGRIDGGLLCTYILSLVFKTTFEVGSLLAFYFLYSGFDVPRLLRCTLDPCPNTVDCYISKATEKMVFLYIMGCTSILCIVLNVSEMVYILSKQCWKCFSKRYIPIEERAHWHCHHTVPISNSTSTLHPTPNKDIICSQDPATKGNQLIPS
- the smim8 gene encoding small integral membrane protein 8 produces the protein MSSGSGKEAPKEGDFRIPGLRGAKTTTLFRAVNPELFIRPNKPVMAFGLVTITLCVGYLGYLHATKENDQQLYEVIDSEGEKYMRRKTSKWD
- the LOC121552558 gene encoding uncharacterized protein C6orf163 homolog yields the protein MKELKQLSTHSNIIDIGENIHQYYMTEFQKEKEECIRAATEEAWGKADLEMEKIVLETLQLARKERELLRRKVENANSYLQETLVEYDIKTKRKVRSDIEKLRERNEERASQEIRGAIEKIAQRHAKSVVRTRRKEKQTTAHAATILEMDFMLQPEDAKAVASKKKDEILAEVRAVMISSIAGNIERTRREEKDIAQHNIVEAEGRYKAELTALKESTQELQTLLDKTIRDLRTAIADKQVYMDDLEETRAAFQHFINQQFKELKPDQADFILPSKKMYRLNDK